A region from the Halomarina litorea genome encodes:
- a CDS encoding Hvo_1808 family surface protein, whose product MRRPALVVVALVVLSVVTPAVALQSAAAPTAAAPAAPTDTDAPATQSSAPPDPERDVLGWENGYWYNESVAVNSGDGLNQTELDAVVARSMARVEEVRQLEFESTVPVDILSRAEFREQNREGYSNVSIENSLHQNVKYEVLFMVNETTDAVAVQEANQGASVGGYYSPAEKRIVVVSDNTTSPQLSEVTLAQELFHALQDQQYDLTSFNQSTREKHNAIDGIVEGDGNYVDYLYQQRCELNEGAEGYWGECLQDTPTNGTGGGQLANIGLYLLVYQPYSDGPPFVKQLHERGGWEAVNAVYENPPASTEQTIHPKKYGEDAPTPIRIEDRSNESWEPLDLPDSLDYAEFGEAGVFSMFMYPALETQGQTQIIPAASFFNRNGAGEINPLDPYNYTSQYSAGWDGDKLLPYVTNGSADTNETGYVWKLAWDSPDDAEEFYTGYRQLLDYRGAERVGEDTYVLPDSGGYGDAVHVMVEGNTTTIVNAPTVDSLSGVDDRIEVQEVPNGTNVTNGTNGTAGTSDAGEDTSDEDASTGDGPGFGVVAAVVALLVAALFARTRTRRD is encoded by the coding sequence ATGCGACGCCCCGCGCTCGTCGTGGTCGCGCTGGTGGTGCTGTCGGTCGTCACGCCGGCGGTGGCCCTCCAGTCCGCGGCCGCACCGACTGCCGCCGCCCCGGCCGCACCGACCGACACCGACGCGCCCGCCACCCAGTCCAGCGCCCCGCCAGACCCCGAACGGGACGTCCTCGGGTGGGAGAACGGCTACTGGTACAACGAATCCGTCGCCGTGAACTCCGGCGACGGCCTCAACCAGACGGAACTCGACGCCGTCGTCGCCCGCTCGATGGCGCGCGTCGAGGAGGTGCGCCAACTGGAGTTCGAGTCCACGGTCCCCGTCGACATCCTCTCGCGGGCTGAGTTCCGCGAGCAGAACCGCGAGGGCTACAGCAACGTTTCCATCGAGAACAGCCTCCACCAGAACGTGAAGTACGAGGTGCTGTTCATGGTCAACGAGACCACCGACGCCGTCGCCGTCCAGGAGGCCAATCAGGGCGCGAGCGTCGGCGGCTACTACTCGCCGGCCGAGAAGCGCATCGTCGTCGTCTCGGACAACACCACCTCGCCGCAGTTGAGCGAGGTGACACTCGCCCAGGAACTGTTCCACGCGCTCCAGGACCAGCAGTACGACCTCACGTCGTTCAACCAGTCCACCCGCGAGAAGCACAACGCCATCGACGGCATCGTCGAGGGTGACGGCAACTACGTCGACTACCTCTACCAGCAGCGCTGTGAACTCAACGAGGGTGCGGAGGGCTACTGGGGCGAGTGTCTCCAGGACACCCCCACCAACGGTACCGGTGGCGGCCAACTCGCCAACATCGGCCTCTATCTGCTGGTCTACCAGCCCTACAGCGACGGCCCGCCGTTCGTCAAGCAACTCCACGAACGGGGCGGCTGGGAGGCGGTCAACGCCGTCTACGAGAACCCGCCCGCGAGCACGGAACAGACCATCCACCCCAAGAAGTACGGCGAGGATGCCCCCACGCCGATTCGCATCGAAGACCGCTCGAACGAGTCGTGGGAACCCCTCGACCTGCCGGACTCGCTCGACTACGCCGAGTTCGGCGAGGCGGGTGTCTTCTCGATGTTCATGTACCCTGCTCTCGAGACGCAGGGGCAGACACAGATCATCCCCGCTGCCTCGTTCTTCAACCGTAACGGCGCAGGCGAAATCAACCCGCTCGACCCGTACAACTACACCAGCCAGTACAGCGCGGGGTGGGACGGGGACAAACTGCTCCCGTACGTCACCAACGGTTCCGCCGACACCAACGAGACGGGCTACGTCTGGAAGCTCGCCTGGGACTCCCCCGATGACGCAGAGGAGTTCTACACCGGCTACCGGCAGTTGCTGGACTACCGCGGTGCCGAGCGGGTGGGCGAGGACACCTACGTCCTGCCCGACTCGGGCGGCTACGGCGACGCCGTCCACGTGATGGTCGAGGGCAACACGACCACCATCGTCAACGCGCCGACCGTCGACTCATTGTCGGGCGTCGACGACCGCATCGAGGTGCAGGAGGTGCCGAACGGCACGAACGTCACGAACGGGACAAACGGGACCGCCGGCACGTCCGACGCCGGCGAGGACACGTCCGACGAGGACGCCTCGACGGGTGACGGCCCCGGCTTCGGCGTCGTCGCCGCCGTCGTCGCCCTCCTCGTCGCAGCACTGTTCGCCCGCACGCGAACCCGACGCGACTGA
- a CDS encoding glutathione S-transferase family protein, with protein MVNMFVDGEWRTDTYEFADADGEFDRQETTFRNWVGGEQVREGEDPDPDAEFPVEDGRYHLYVSLACPWAHRTLVTRALKGLEDVVSVDVVDPYRDEGGWQFTPEKAGCTADSVNGFDYLREAYVEADPNYTGRVTVPVLWDKEEGTIVNNESEEVMRMLDVAFDDLADHDVDLYPEGYREEVDRIIDAIYDPINNGVYRAGFAGKQEAYETAVGDLFSALDRWEEVLADQRFLAGDRPTEADVAMFTTLVRFDHVYHTHFKCNVRKIAEYPNLWNYLLELYQLPGVAETVNMDHITEHYYTTHTDINPTQIVAVGPDHDFRTDHDRDRLPADLPDHLAD; from the coding sequence ATGGTCAACATGTTCGTCGACGGCGAGTGGCGCACGGACACCTACGAGTTCGCCGACGCCGACGGCGAGTTCGACCGGCAGGAGACCACCTTCCGGAACTGGGTCGGCGGCGAGCAGGTTCGAGAGGGCGAGGACCCCGACCCCGACGCCGAGTTCCCCGTCGAGGATGGGCGGTACCACCTCTACGTCTCGCTCGCCTGCCCGTGGGCACATCGCACGCTCGTCACGCGCGCGCTGAAGGGGCTGGAGGACGTCGTCTCGGTCGACGTCGTCGACCCCTACCGCGACGAGGGGGGCTGGCAGTTCACCCCCGAGAAGGCGGGCTGTACGGCGGATTCGGTCAACGGCTTCGACTACCTCCGGGAGGCGTACGTGGAGGCGGACCCGAACTACACCGGGCGCGTGACGGTGCCCGTCCTCTGGGACAAAGAGGAGGGAACCATCGTCAACAACGAGTCCGAGGAGGTCATGCGGATGCTGGACGTGGCCTTCGACGACCTCGCGGACCACGACGTCGACCTCTACCCCGAGGGCTACCGCGAGGAGGTCGACCGAATCATCGACGCCATCTACGACCCCATCAACAACGGCGTCTATCGCGCCGGGTTCGCGGGGAAACAGGAGGCGTACGAGACCGCCGTGGGCGACCTGTTCTCGGCGCTCGACCGCTGGGAGGAGGTGCTGGCAGACCAGCGATTCCTCGCGGGCGACCGCCCCACGGAGGCCGACGTGGCGATGTTCACGACGCTCGTCCGCTTCGACCACGTCTACCACACGCACTTCAAGTGCAACGTCCGCAAGATCGCGGAGTACCCGAACCTCTGGAACTACCTGCTCGAACTGTACCAGTTGCCGGGCGTGGCGGAGACGGTGAACATGGACCACATCACGGAACACTACTACACGACGCACACGGACATCAACCCCACGCAGATTGTCGCAGTCGGGCCGGACCACGACTTCCGCACCGACCACGACCGGGACCGTCTCCCGGCGGACCTGCCCGACCACCTCGCCGACTGA
- a CDS encoding 50S ribosomal protein L16, with product MSDKPASMYRDINKPPYTRREYITGIPGSKIAQHKMGDVDADPDDFPVQISLVVEEAVQIRHGSLEASRLSANRHLIKELGEKNYKMILRKFPHHVIRENKQATGAGADRVSDGMRLSFGKIVGTAARIPKGERVFTIWCQPEQAPVAKDALRRAYNKVSPPCRVVVERGEELLVS from the coding sequence ATGTCCGATAAGCCCGCCTCGATGTACCGGGACATCAACAAGCCGCCATACACGCGGCGAGAGTACATCACGGGGATTCCCGGCTCGAAGATCGCCCAGCACAAGATGGGCGACGTCGACGCCGACCCCGACGACTTCCCGGTCCAGATCAGCCTCGTCGTCGAAGAAGCCGTCCAGATTCGACACGGCTCGCTGGAGGCCTCGCGCCTCTCGGCGAACCGCCACCTCATCAAGGAACTGGGCGAGAAGAACTACAAGATGATCCTGCGCAAGTTCCCCCACCACGTCATCCGGGAGAACAAGCAGGCGACCGGCGCGGGTGCGGACCGTGTCTCCGACGGGATGCGCCTCTCGTTCGGGAAGATCGTGGGCACCGCCGCCCGCATCCCGAAGGGCGAGCGCGTGTTCACCATCTGGTGTCAGCCCGAGCAGGCACCCGTCGCGAAGGACGCGCTCCGTCGCGCGTACAACAAGGTCTCGCCGCCGTGCCGCGTCGTCGTGGAGCGCGGCGAGGAGTTGCTCGTCTCGTAA
- a CDS encoding PaaI family thioesterase produces the protein MPDDSDSDPFAGARDLLQRFIEEEHGYLSWLGTTVEDLDEGGVTLRVPFDEKLTNPTSPPTMHGGIAATLIDTAGGVALRTTIDDPIQGGVATINLNVNYLRRAAGDMTATAEVIRTGGSVGVSQVTVTSETPNEGERPVAVGQGAYRLFQG, from the coding sequence ATGCCGGACGACTCCGATTCCGACCCGTTCGCGGGCGCGCGAGACCTCCTCCAGCGGTTCATCGAGGAGGAACACGGCTATCTCTCGTGGCTCGGCACGACCGTCGAGGACCTGGACGAGGGAGGGGTGACGCTCCGCGTCCCCTTCGACGAGAAGTTGACCAACCCCACGTCGCCCCCGACGATGCACGGTGGCATCGCGGCCACCCTCATCGACACCGCGGGCGGCGTCGCCCTCCGGACGACCATCGACGACCCCATCCAGGGGGGCGTCGCCACCATCAACCTGAACGTGAACTACCTCCGGCGGGCCGCGGGCGACATGACCGCCACCGCAGAGGTCATCCGCACGGGCGGGAGCGTCGGCGTCAGTCAGGTGACCGTGACCAGCGAGACGCCGAACGAGGGCGAACGTCCCGTCGCGGTCGGGCAGGGCGCGTACCGACTCTTTCAGGGCTGA
- a CDS encoding ATP-grasp domain-containing protein translates to MLRLAVTTRAETYERICDPLADRGVEVCHVASDERLVDLAGDPFPDVDVGFVYPSRLAEGGVVDACLGVPWVNDREAILRSRHKGEALARLSRAGVPVPDTVVVSNPTGEADLCAAFERFDGPVVVKPNATTRGTGIAKAHDVDSLLGIADYLSLVHDYRATGDKSYLLQEFLPDARDYRAMVVDGRYVGAVERRLPEDALAAGQWKHNVHRGAEATGVSLPDELRRLAEEAARALDVDYLGVDIVVSGDRAVVNETNARPTVDEETKYEPGFYDDLADLIRSRAP, encoded by the coding sequence ATGCTCCGCCTCGCGGTGACGACCCGCGCCGAGACCTACGAGCGCATCTGCGACCCACTCGCCGACCGCGGGGTCGAGGTGTGTCACGTCGCGAGCGACGAACGACTCGTGGACCTCGCGGGCGACCCGTTCCCCGACGTGGACGTGGGGTTCGTCTACCCCTCGCGCCTCGCGGAGGGGGGCGTCGTCGACGCCTGCCTCGGCGTGCCGTGGGTCAACGACCGCGAGGCGATACTGCGCTCGCGGCACAAGGGCGAGGCGCTGGCGCGCCTCTCCCGGGCGGGCGTTCCCGTCCCCGACACCGTCGTCGTCTCGAACCCGACGGGTGAGGCCGACCTGTGTGCCGCCTTCGAGCGCTTCGACGGCCCGGTGGTCGTGAAACCCAACGCCACGACGCGCGGGACGGGCATCGCGAAGGCCCACGACGTGGACTCCCTGCTGGGAATCGCGGACTACCTCTCGCTGGTCCACGACTACCGGGCGACCGGCGACAAGTCCTACCTCCTCCAGGAGTTCCTGCCGGACGCACGCGACTACCGCGCGATGGTCGTCGACGGGCGGTACGTGGGTGCCGTAGAGCGCCGCCTCCCCGAGGACGCCCTCGCCGCGGGCCAGTGGAAGCACAACGTCCACCGCGGGGCCGAGGCGACGGGCGTCTCCCTGCCCGACGAGTTGCGACGCCTCGCGGAGGAGGCCGCCCGCGCCCTCGACGTGGACTACCTCGGCGTCGACATCGTGGTCAGCGGGGACCGGGCGGTGGTCAACGAGACGAACGCCCGCCCGACGGTGGACGAGGAGACGAAGTACGAACCCGGGTTCTACGACGACCTCGCCGACCTGATTCGCTCGCGGGCGCCCTGA
- a CDS encoding 3-hydroxyacyl-CoA dehydrogenase family protein — MTDSAPPIDRVAVVGAGTMGYGLAVQCALEGCVVTLTDHREANLDRAAERVGAAVEFLSEAGRTGRRPESVLGTIGGTTDRADAVADAGIVLETVSEDLAVKREVVGDVAAHAPDDAILASNTSGLPVTALAEGVPDAADRVVGCHWWNPPYLLRPVEVVRGEATSDRTVERTRAFVESVDRDPVLVERDVPGFVWNRVQFAVLRECAHLVREGVASVEDVNRAVRDGYARRTAVVGPFETVDLAGLELFATIASDLYPHLADDDGPGTEFAERIDAGKTGVRAGEGFFAYDESEDAVVERRDERLADLAELLDDEEE, encoded by the coding sequence GTGACCGACAGTGCACCCCCCATCGACCGCGTCGCCGTCGTCGGCGCGGGGACGATGGGCTACGGACTGGCCGTCCAGTGCGCCCTCGAAGGATGCGTGGTGACGCTCACTGACCACCGCGAGGCGAACCTCGACCGCGCCGCGGAGCGTGTCGGGGCCGCCGTGGAGTTCCTCTCGGAGGCGGGTCGGACCGGCAGGCGCCCCGAGTCGGTGCTCGGCACCATCGGCGGGACGACGGACCGCGCGGACGCCGTCGCCGATGCCGGCATCGTCCTCGAAACCGTCAGCGAGGACCTCGCGGTCAAACGCGAGGTGGTGGGCGACGTGGCCGCCCACGCGCCCGACGACGCGATTCTCGCCTCGAACACCTCGGGGCTCCCCGTCACCGCGCTCGCAGAGGGCGTCCCCGACGCCGCGGACCGCGTCGTCGGCTGTCACTGGTGGAACCCGCCGTACCTCCTCCGACCCGTCGAAGTCGTCCGCGGCGAGGCGACGAGCGACCGGACGGTCGAGCGAACCCGAGCGTTCGTGGAGAGCGTGGACCGCGACCCGGTCCTCGTCGAACGCGACGTCCCCGGCTTCGTCTGGAACCGCGTGCAGTTCGCCGTCCTCCGGGAGTGTGCGCACCTCGTCCGCGAGGGCGTCGCCAGCGTCGAGGACGTGAACCGGGCGGTCCGCGACGGCTACGCCCGCCGCACCGCCGTCGTCGGCCCGTTCGAGACGGTCGACCTCGCGGGGCTGGAGCTGTTCGCCACCATCGCGTCGGACCTCTACCCGCACCTCGCGGACGACGACGGGCCCGGCACGGAGTTCGCAGAGCGCATCGACGCGGGGAAGACCGGCGTCCGTGCCGGCGAGGGGTTCTTCGCGTACGACGAGAGCGAGGACGCGGTGGTGGAACGGCGCGACGAGCGACTGGCCGACCTCGCGGAACTGCTGGACGACGAGGAGGAGTGA
- a CDS encoding Hvo_1808 family surface protein, with protein MSLARRPALAVALAALLVLAGCSLPPFGLREDPNDRLGWENGYAANASLPVTEDDGLNESEREAVVARSMARVELIRDLEFRESVPVRLVTREEYRESRGGGETDAARRAFEDVVWEASFVVGETRDAAEARETVFGSAVLGFYSRNGNIVIVSDSETPTLDPRTLAHELVHALQDQRLSLGPNRPTRDGNLARNGLVEGDANYVEARYAERCESEWSCLALLNQSGATRPDGFVEGIYQTAIHPYVIGPRFVDSLRERGGWEAVNDAYEDFPASTEQTIHPEKYGAEAPVEVTVEDRTSGGWERFDVDHPTQTLGEASIYVTFSQTGVVGEDHATYNYSHPLSAGWAGDRLVPYRLDEGGATEYGYVWKTEWDTPENARVFLAGYRDLLATYNATRDGDVYVIPEGGYADAFRVTREGTTVTIVNAPTTDALDRVHARE; from the coding sequence ATGTCCCTCGCTCGTCGTCCCGCACTCGCCGTCGCCCTCGCGGCACTGCTCGTCCTCGCTGGCTGTAGCCTGCCGCCGTTCGGTCTCCGCGAGGACCCGAACGACCGGCTGGGGTGGGAGAACGGCTACGCCGCGAACGCCAGCCTCCCCGTCACCGAGGACGACGGTCTGAACGAGAGCGAACGCGAGGCCGTCGTCGCCCGCTCGATGGCCCGCGTCGAACTCATCCGCGACCTCGAGTTCCGGGAGTCGGTCCCCGTCCGCCTCGTGACCCGCGAGGAGTACCGCGAGTCGCGCGGCGGCGGGGAGACGGACGCCGCGCGCCGCGCCTTCGAGGACGTCGTCTGGGAGGCGTCGTTCGTCGTCGGCGAGACGCGGGACGCGGCGGAGGCCCGCGAGACGGTGTTCGGATCCGCGGTGCTCGGGTTCTACTCGCGCAACGGGAACATCGTCATCGTCAGCGACAGCGAGACGCCGACGCTCGACCCGCGCACGCTGGCCCACGAACTCGTCCACGCCCTGCAGGACCAGCGACTCAGCCTCGGGCCGAACCGCCCCACCCGCGACGGGAACCTCGCGCGCAACGGCCTCGTCGAGGGCGACGCCAACTACGTCGAGGCGCGCTACGCGGAGCGCTGCGAGTCGGAGTGGTCCTGCCTCGCCCTCCTGAACCAGTCCGGGGCGACCCGGCCGGACGGCTTCGTCGAGGGCATCTACCAGACGGCGATCCACCCGTACGTGATCGGTCCGCGGTTCGTCGACTCGCTTCGCGAGCGGGGCGGCTGGGAGGCGGTGAACGACGCCTACGAGGACTTCCCCGCGAGCACCGAACAGACCATCCACCCCGAGAAGTACGGCGCGGAGGCTCCCGTCGAGGTGACCGTCGAGGACCGCACCTCGGGCGGGTGGGAGCGCTTCGACGTCGACCACCCGACGCAGACGCTCGGGGAGGCGTCGATCTACGTCACCTTCTCGCAGACCGGCGTCGTCGGCGAGGACCACGCGACGTACAACTACTCCCACCCACTGTCGGCGGGGTGGGCCGGCGACCGACTCGTCCCGTACCGACTGGACGAGGGCGGGGCGACCGAGTACGGCTACGTCTGGAAGACGGAGTGGGACACCCCCGAGAACGCCCGGGTGTTCCTCGCGGGCTACCGCGACCTGCTCGCGACGTACAACGCCACCCGCGACGGTGACGTGTACGTCATCCCGGAGGGGGGCTACGCCGACGCCTTCCGCGTGACGCGCGAGGGGACGACGGTCACCATCGTCAACGCGCCCACGACGGACGCCCTCGACCGGGTCCACGCCCGCGAGTGA
- a CDS encoding MaoC family dehydratase: MQYYEDIEVGAVHELGSTSVTREEILEFAEKYDPQPFHLDDEAAEETIFGGLIASGWQTAGLVMRLLVDEHLNDYASMGARGVDELRWRAPVHPGDTLTAELEFLEKRPSESNPRIGHVESRISARNGDDEEVISWVGLAMYERRDHAEDA; encoded by the coding sequence ATGCAGTACTACGAGGACATCGAGGTCGGTGCCGTCCACGAACTGGGGAGCACGTCGGTCACGCGCGAGGAGATACTGGAGTTCGCCGAGAAGTACGACCCCCAGCCGTTCCACCTCGACGACGAGGCCGCGGAGGAGACCATCTTCGGCGGCCTCATCGCCAGCGGGTGGCAGACCGCCGGCCTCGTGATGCGCCTCCTCGTCGACGAGCACCTCAACGACTACGCGAGCATGGGCGCGCGCGGCGTCGACGAACTGCGCTGGCGCGCCCCCGTCCACCCCGGTGACACCCTCACCGCGGAACTGGAGTTCCTCGAGAAGCGCCCCTCCGAGAGCAACCCCCGCATCGGCCACGTCGAGAGCCGAATCAGCGCCCGCAACGGCGACGACGAGGAGGTCATCTCCTGGGTCGGCCTCGCGATGTACGAACGTCGGGACCACGCCGAGGACGCGTAG
- a CDS encoding zinc-dependent metalloprotease family protein, producing MSRRALLLVCLVVLSGCAAIPSLPDGPPFADESSPTPAPPTTDERAIETTAGATVGPTGTAVPRPNPYEEETLTVAISDEADTGRDFRPLVREALDFWEANDRRYVGYSVEYRLVSDAEDADLLVRFVESVDECGREDHVAGCAPLVTAGPVDRPVTVRVRSGFSDDSTVLVLQHELGHTLGLGHDDAPADVMNARSVLTTLPQRNASEKALPWNRSTLSVYVDTATVPPDDLTETRRQVDAALGYFEDGAEGTVPEEVSFVRARSPEEADVVVRFSEESPCQPGPGSCGAIAGLDPDGDGALETYTRLEITLTDLDTDAVAWHVARWLGQGMGLEGEELPEPLRETSTFGERRGEWWA from the coding sequence ATGAGCCGCCGCGCCCTCCTGCTGGTCTGTCTCGTCGTTCTGAGCGGGTGCGCCGCGATTCCGTCGCTCCCCGACGGCCCGCCCTTCGCCGACGAGTCGAGTCCGACCCCGGCCCCGCCCACGACCGACGAACGGGCCATCGAGACGACGGCGGGCGCGACGGTCGGTCCCACCGGGACCGCCGTCCCACGGCCCAACCCCTACGAGGAGGAGACGCTGACCGTCGCCATCAGCGACGAGGCCGACACTGGACGGGACTTCCGACCGCTGGTCCGCGAGGCGCTGGACTTCTGGGAGGCGAACGACCGCCGGTACGTCGGCTACTCCGTCGAGTACCGCCTCGTGTCCGACGCCGAGGACGCGGACCTCCTCGTCAGGTTCGTCGAGTCGGTCGACGAGTGCGGCCGCGAGGACCACGTCGCCGGCTGTGCTCCCCTCGTCACCGCCGGCCCCGTCGACCGTCCCGTCACGGTCCGGGTCCGCAGCGGCTTCTCCGACGACTCGACGGTCCTCGTCCTGCAACACGAGTTGGGTCACACGCTCGGCCTCGGCCACGACGACGCCCCCGCGGACGTGATGAACGCCCGGTCGGTGCTGACGACGCTCCCCCAGCGGAACGCGAGCGAGAAGGCGCTCCCGTGGAACCGCTCGACGCTCTCGGTGTACGTCGACACCGCCACGGTGCCCCCGGACGACCTGACCGAGACCCGCCGGCAGGTCGACGCCGCCCTCGGCTACTTCGAGGACGGGGCCGAGGGGACGGTGCCCGAGGAGGTGTCGTTCGTCCGGGCGCGCTCGCCGGAAGAGGCCGACGTCGTGGTCCGGTTCAGCGAGGAGTCGCCCTGTCAACCCGGGCCGGGGTCCTGCGGGGCCATCGCGGGCCTCGATCCCGACGGCGACGGCGCGCTGGAGACGTACACCCGCCTCGAAATCACGCTCACGGACCTCGACACCGACGCCGTCGCGTGGCACGTCGCCCGCTGGCTCGGACAGGGGATGGGTCTCGAAGGCGAGGAACTGCCCGAACCGCTCCGGGAGACCTCGACGTTCGGCGAACGCCGCGGCGAGTGGTGGGCCTGA
- a CDS encoding nicotinate phosphoribosyltransferase, whose product MFDIVSADAIREGRATDAYFDRTVEALAAADRDPHVVAEVTADQFPTGEFELLAGLKDAAHLLEGLPVDADALPEGTLFDGGPVMRIEGTYTDFARYETALLGFLSHASGVATNALRARRAAPDSSLLSFGARHVHPSIATMVERSALIAGFDGFSHVAAGEQLGRDASGTMPHALVICFGPGEQEAAWRAFDEASPPETPRIALCDTYTDETDESLRAARAITDLDGVRLDTTGSRRGDFRHIVREVRWKLDEEGFDDLDVFLSGGLGPAELRELRDVADGFGVGGYVSNADPVDFALDIVERESEPAAKRGKLPGVKSVYRTADGRHEVRPVDEAAPDGAEDLMEPLVRDGEVIREFDVDAAADRAAEDAELVGFGAEDE is encoded by the coding sequence ATGTTCGACATCGTCTCCGCCGACGCCATCCGCGAGGGGCGGGCCACGGACGCCTACTTCGACCGGACGGTCGAGGCACTGGCGGCCGCCGACCGCGACCCGCACGTCGTCGCGGAGGTCACGGCCGACCAGTTTCCCACCGGCGAGTTCGAACTCCTCGCCGGTCTGAAGGACGCCGCCCACCTGCTGGAGGGCCTCCCCGTCGACGCCGACGCCCTCCCCGAGGGGACCCTGTTCGACGGCGGCCCGGTCATGCGAATCGAGGGGACGTACACCGACTTCGCGCGCTACGAGACGGCCCTGCTGGGCTTTCTCTCGCACGCGAGCGGCGTCGCGACGAACGCCCTCCGGGCGCGACGGGCCGCCCCCGACTCGTCGTTGCTCTCGTTCGGCGCGCGCCACGTCCACCCGTCCATCGCCACGATGGTCGAGCGGTCGGCGCTCATCGCGGGGTTCGACGGCTTCTCACACGTCGCGGCGGGCGAGCAGTTGGGCCGAGACGCCAGCGGGACGATGCCCCACGCGCTGGTCATCTGCTTCGGTCCCGGCGAACAGGAGGCGGCGTGGCGGGCCTTCGACGAGGCCTCGCCGCCCGAGACGCCCCGAATCGCGCTCTGTGACACCTACACCGACGAGACCGACGAGAGCCTCCGGGCGGCGCGGGCGATAACGGACCTCGACGGCGTCCGCCTCGACACCACTGGCTCCCGACGCGGGGACTTCCGCCACATCGTCCGCGAGGTGCGCTGGAAACTCGACGAGGAGGGGTTCGACGACCTCGACGTCTTCCTCTCGGGCGGTCTCGGCCCCGCCGAACTCCGCGAGTTGCGCGACGTGGCCGACGGCTTCGGTGTCGGAGGCTACGTCTCGAACGCCGACCCCGTCGACTTCGCGCTGGACATCGTCGAACGCGAGAGCGAACCGGCCGCCAAACGAGGCAAACTTCCCGGCGTCAAGTCGGTCTACCGCACCGCCGACGGCCGCCACGAGGTCCGCCCGGTCGACGAGGCCGCCCCCGACGGCGCCGAGGACCTCATGGAACCCCTCGTCCGGGACGGCGAGGTGATCCGCGAGTTCGACGTGGACGCGGCGGCCGACCGGGCGGCCGAGGACGCCGAACTCGTCGGGTTCGGCGCGGAAGACGAGTAA
- a CDS encoding cysteine hydrolase family protein, which yields MQFDPDSTAAVVVDMQNGFCHPEGSLYASDSEAAIDPVADLLARVRDAGAHVVFTRDVHPPEQFEGNHYYDEFERWGEHVVEGTWETDIVDGLEVRPDDHVVTKHTYDAFYQTDLEGWLNAHGIHDLLICGTLANVCVLHTAGSAGLRDFRPVVVEDCVGFIEPGHRDYALEHADWLFGEVREHADVEFA from the coding sequence ATGCAATTCGACCCCGACAGCACCGCGGCCGTGGTCGTCGACATGCAGAACGGCTTCTGTCACCCGGAGGGGAGCCTCTACGCGTCCGACAGCGAGGCGGCCATCGACCCCGTCGCCGACCTCCTCGCGCGGGTTCGGGACGCCGGCGCGCACGTCGTCTTCACGCGCGACGTCCACCCACCCGAGCAGTTCGAGGGCAACCACTACTACGACGAGTTCGAGCGCTGGGGCGAACACGTCGTGGAGGGGACGTGGGAGACCGACATCGTGGACGGACTGGAGGTCCGCCCCGACGACCACGTCGTCACGAAACACACCTACGACGCCTTCTACCAGACGGACCTGGAGGGGTGGCTGAACGCCCACGGGATTCACGACCTGCTCATCTGCGGGACGCTCGCGAACGTCTGCGTCCTCCACACCGCCGGGAGCGCGGGCCTGCGCGACTTCCGGCCAGTCGTCGTCGAGGACTGCGTGGGGTTCATCGAACCCGGCCACCGCGACTACGCACTGGAGCACGCGGACTGGCTGTTCGGCGAGGTGCGCGAACACGCGGACGTCGAGTTCGCGTGA